GACTTGCCACTCAGTCAGAAATGACCGCTGGGACTTGGCTGGTTATTTCTTGGGAGATCTGACCTTGAATCTGGTAGCTCTACCACTTCCTAGCTCTGTGACCTGAGGCAGGGTCTCTAAAACTCGGTTTTATGGCAAAATGGACTCTTTGAGCTTTGCCTACCAGAAAAGACTTGTGGGAAGTGGACATGGAAGAACTGAGTAGATGGTTGGCTCTCTTCATGATACCTGCTGGCCAGGCCACTCAGAAGGTTTCCCTACCTGGGGAGACAGCCttcacacacctgcacacacactgcCTCCCTCTCCTGTGGGCTTTAATGAATGTAGCCCAAGGAGGACTTGGGATCAGTGTCACAGCACAGCTCCTGTCCTCCCCTAGGTTCTTGCCTGAATACCAGCTTGCCACCTccaaccccagccccccaccactATGCACTCCTTGGACGAGCCGCTTGACCTGAAGCTGAGCATCACCAAGCTCCGGGCGGCGAGAGAAAAGCGGGAGAGGACGCTGAGTGTGGTCCGGCACCGAGCTCTGCACAGGGAGCTTGGCCTGGTGGACGACAGCCCCACCCCATGCTCCCCGGGCTCCCCGCCCTCAGGTACTGCACCGGGTCAGGCCATGGTCTCTGGGCCCTGATGGAGCTGTGGCAATAGGAAGAATGTCCAAGGTGTGCCCACCAGGACGTAACTGCAGTCCCTCACAGCTTCTGGCTTAGAGTGCTCCCCACACTCTGGCCATTCATCCTCCCAGCAGTTTATCTCTGGAGGTCACATTGTCCCCAGGAGGAAGGACGTTACCTGCCCAGTTTATAAAGCTGGGACAGCAGAGTCCGGATTCAAGTTGAGGTCTCTGGGAGGAGTTGGAGGAGCTGAGAAGGGGAAGCAGAGGTTCTGTGTGGTAACAAAAGGCCCTGAGACCCAGCTCCTGGGTGGCCAGCAGTCAGTAGAGCTGGGGACCTGGCCCAGCAAGTGTTTCTTAGGCTGCTTCgggcccaggcctcctgctctgcctctgGTGCTCCTGAGAACCACATCTACCCCTTCTGAGCTTGAAGGCTCTAGAAGTGACCTAGCCAAACCTCACGTTTTGGAGGGGAGCACTGAGGCGGACGGGGCCTGGGGCAAGTTAAAAAGGTCCCTATCTGCCAATGTGATGGGAAGCTCCTAGCTTCACGTTCCTggtcagctgctcaccctatgtACCAGATCattctatctgtaaaatggatactTCCCACTTTTCATGGCAACTGATGGCGGAGCTCTCATGATGGCCACGATCACATGTCAGTTATATAGGCTGTTGCTCAGATACCTGGGGTCCCAGGTGGCCGGGGGTGTGGCGTGCCTGGGGTTTGCTTCCAGGGTCATGGCTTCGGATTCAGAGGTGGGAGGGCCTAGCCCACCAGGACTCCTGACTCCAGCTCCCCTGAATTGTGCTTCTCTTTTAGGCTTCCTACTGAACCCCAAGTTCCCCGAGAAGGTGGAGGGACGCTTTTCAGCGGCCCCACTGGTAGACCTTAGCTTGTCACCATCATCAGGACTGGACTCCCCCAATGGCAGCAGCTCGCTGTCCCCCGAGCGCCAAGGCAACGGTGACCTGCCCACAGTCCCTACTGCCCCGGTAAGGAGAGGTGTGGGTTTTGAACTACATCACTCCAATCTGTCTGTCTGTTGTCACATGGCCTCTTTCCCTCTATGTGTGTCTCTATCCAAATCTCCTTCTTTCTCTTATAAGACCGGTCACTGGATTTAggaccgcacccccccccccccccccccactgtctaGACCACACTTCTAACTTGATCACATCTACAAAGATCTTATTTCAAATGAGGTCACACACGTACCGGGGGTTAGGACTAGGACATATTGTGGGGACAACTCAACTTGCTATAGGAGACAGAAGGGGTCTGGGCCTGCTGGCCCCACGGGGCACTGACCACCTCTGCCCCTCGCCCTCTCCTCCCAGGATTTCCAGCCGCTGCGCTACCTGGACAGTGTCCCCAGCTCCTTCCAGttcttcctgcctctgggctCGGGGGGAGCCCTGCATctgcctgcttcctccttcctcaCCCCCCCGAAGGACAAGTGCCTCTCGCCAGAGCTACCCCTGCCCAAGCAGCTCGTTTGTCGTTGGGCCAAGGTGAGTGTGGGCCAGGAAGAGTGggacagggcctggggcaggtggcCTCACATGGGCTCAGAACCCTCCCTGGCCCCGCAGTGTAACCAGCTCTTCGAGCTCCTGCAAGATTTGGTGGATCATGTTAATGATTACCATGTCAAGCCAGAGAAGGATGCGGGGTACTGCTGCCACTGGGAAGGCTGCGCCCGTCACGGTCGAGGCTTCAATGCCAGGTGAGGAAGGGCGAGAgccggcaggagggagggggcacaggtGTCCACTGAGCTGAGCTGTGCTCTATGCCCTCCCTGGAGCAGGTACAAGATGCTCATCCACATCCGCACGCACACCAATGAGAAGCCGCACCGCTGCCCCACCTGTAGCAAGAGCTTCTCCCGCCTGGAGAACCTGAAAATCCACAACCGGTCACATACAGGTGAGGGGGTGCTGGAGGGTAGCAGCTGGGCAGGCGCCTGGCTATCCACGGGCACCCAAGAGACAGGGATGCATCCCATTGTTGACGGTCCCTTTTCGAGCTCCACTTGCTGGGGGAAGCCTCTCCTGTAGGTGAGACCCTCAGTAAACCGGAGCACAGGCAGGTCTTCCCGCCACACTCGGCATTGTTGTTTGTAAGACTGTCTGACTCATGCCACCTGCGACTGCACTCACTCTGTCTGCTTTGCTCCTCACCATATGTCAGCACACAGTAGGGCCAGCACTGGCCAACAGAGCCACACACCTGATTTTAAAATTCCTGATTGCTGCATTGAAGTACAGAGAAATAGGTGAAATGAACGGTAATCATATATTTTCTGGAACCCAATTATGTCCAAAGTATtatcatttcaaaattaaaaatatatcaatgagACACTGAAAATCTTCATTTCGTTTGAAGTCTGCAGAATCTGGTATGTATTTTACACCCACAGCACATCTCAGTTTGGAGTGGCCACACTTCAGAGGCCCATAGCCTCACGTGGCTCCATCCTGGCCAGTGAGGGAGCAGACGCTTAGTAAATCTGGAGCCATTCTGCTGAGTAAAGGCTGCATAAAGGGCAGTCGGCATTCATGCAGTGCTCACTGTGGGCTTGCCTCTAGTAGGGGCTTTATGGAAGTCTGTAGTCAGGTTTATCAGTTCTCTTATTGACGTGGCTGTTGTCACCTGCAATGTGAAGCATAGCACTAAGGCCAAGGCACACAGTCAGTGCACAGGGGTTCTGAGGGTAACCAGGCTGGCTGTTCAGTGGCTGTGCCTTGCTGCCTCGACATAGAGTCACATCTCATGCCAGGTGCTGAGGACACTGCCCCTCAAATGGGAGTCTGTACTTTTGGTCTGGGGTCTGCCGAGTAGGTAGTAGGTGCGGGCAGGACACTGGGCTGGGAGACCTCTcacaccagccccactcgcagGTGAGAAACCCTACGTCTGCCCATATGAGGGCTGCAACAAGCGCTACTCCAACTCCAGTGACCGCTTCAAGCACACTCGAACCCACTACGTGGACAAGCCCTACTACTGCAAGATGCCTGGCTGCCACAAGCGCTACACGGACCCCAGCTCGCTGCGCAAGCACATCAAGGCCCATGGCCACTTCGTGTCCCATGAGCAGCAGGAGCTCCTACAACTGCGCCCACCCCCCAAACCACCACTGCCTGCCCCCGATGGCAGCCCCTATGTCAGTGGGGCCCAGATCATTATCCCCAACCCGGCTGCCCTCTTCGGAGGCCCTGGCCTGCCcggcctgcccctgcctctggcccCCGGCCCCCTTGACCTCAGTGCCCTGGCCTGTGgcaatggtgggggtggggggagtggggcgg
This is a stretch of genomic DNA from Myotis daubentonii chromosome 4, mMyoDau2.1, whole genome shotgun sequence. It encodes these proteins:
- the GLIS2 gene encoding zinc finger protein GLIS2 isoform X2 produces the protein MHSLDEPLDLKLSITKLRAAREKRERTLSVVRHRALHRELGLVDDSPTPCSPGSPPSGFLLNPKFPEKVEGRFSAAPLVDLSLSPSSGLDSPNGSSSLSPERQGNGDLPTVPTAPDFQPLRYLDSVPSSFQFFLPLGSGGALHLPASSFLTPPKDKCLSPELPLPKQLVCRWAKCNQLFELLQDLVDHVNDYHVKPEKDAGYCCHWEGCARHGRGFNASRYKMLIHIRTHTNEKPHRCPTCSKSFSRLENLKIHNRSHTGEKPYVCPYEGCNKRYSNSSDRFKHTRTHYVDKPYYCKMPGCHKRYTDPSSLRKHIKAHGHFVSHEQQELLQLRPPPKPPLPAPDGSPYVSGAQIIIPNPAALFGGPGLPGLPLPLAPGPLDLSALACGNGGGGGSGAGMGHELPGPVLPLNLAKNPLMPSPFGVGGLGLPVVSLLAGSTGGKAEGEKGRGAVPVRALGLEGRKTPLERTESGRSRPRPEGLPLLPGTVLDLSTGVNSAASSPEALAPGWVVIPPGSVLLKPAVVN
- the GLIS2 gene encoding zinc finger protein GLIS2 isoform X3, coding for MHSLDEPLDLKLSITKLRAAREKRERTLSVVRHRALHRELGLVDDSPTPCSPGSPPSGFLLNPKFPEKVEGRFSAAPLVDLSLSPSSGLDSPNGSSSLSPERQGNGDLPTVPTAPDFQPLRYLDSVPSSFQFFLPLGSGGALHLPASSFLTPPKDKCLSPELPLPKQLVCRWAKCNQLFELLQDLVDHVNDYHVKPEKDAGYCCHWEGCARHGRGFNARYKMLIHIRTHTNEKPHRCPTCSKSFSRLENLKIHNRSHTGEKPYVCPYEGCNKRYSNSSDRFKHTRTHYVDKPYYCKMPGCHKRYTDPSSLRKHIKAHGHFVSHEQQELLQLRPPPKPPLPAPDGSPYVSGAQIIIPNPAALFGGPGLPGLPLPLAPGPLDLSALACGNGGGGGSGAGMGHELPGPVLPLNLAKNPLMPSPFGVGGLGLPVVSLLAGSTGGKAEGEKGRGAVPVRALGLEGRKTPLERTESGRSRPRPEGLPLLPGTVLDLSTGVNSAASSPEALAPGWVVIPPGSVLLKPAVVN
- the GLIS2 gene encoding zinc finger protein GLIS2 isoform X1, which codes for MHSLDEPLDLKLSITKLRAAREKRERTLSVVRHRALHRELGLVDDSPTPCSPGSPPSGFLLNPKFPEKVEGRFSAAPLVDLSLSPSSGLDSPNGSSSLSPERQGNGDLPTVPTAPDFQPLRYLDSVPSSFQFFLPLGSGGALHLPASSFLTPPKDKCLSPELPLPKQLVCRWAKVSVGQEEWDRAWGRWPHMGSEPSLAPQCNQLFELLQDLVDHVNDYHVKPEKDAGYCCHWEGCARHGRGFNASRYKMLIHIRTHTNEKPHRCPTCSKSFSRLENLKIHNRSHTGEKPYVCPYEGCNKRYSNSSDRFKHTRTHYVDKPYYCKMPGCHKRYTDPSSLRKHIKAHGHFVSHEQQELLQLRPPPKPPLPAPDGSPYVSGAQIIIPNPAALFGGPGLPGLPLPLAPGPLDLSALACGNGGGGGSGAGMGHELPGPVLPLNLAKNPLMPSPFGVGGLGLPVVSLLAGSTGGKAEGEKGRGAVPVRALGLEGRKTPLERTESGRSRPRPEGLPLLPGTVLDLSTGVNSAASSPEALAPGWVVIPPGSVLLKPAVVN